A stretch of Suncus etruscus isolate mSunEtr1 chromosome 9, mSunEtr1.pri.cur, whole genome shotgun sequence DNA encodes these proteins:
- the LOC126017795 gene encoding olfactory receptor 10V1: protein MEGINKTARIQFFFRPFSTDPKIQILIFVAFLAMYLMSLSGNATIAVIVQINNSLHTPMYFFLANLAVLEIFYTSSIAPLALANLITMGHTPVSLTGCGTQMFFFVFLGGADCVLLAVMAYDRFVAICYPLRYTILMSWSLCVELMVGSLVLGFLLSLTLTALIFHLPFCNNNEIYHFYCDMPAVMRLVCSDTHIHETALYIISFIVLSIPLSLISISYVFIVAAILRIRSAEGRHRAFSTCSSHLLVVLLQYGCTSFIYLSPSSSYSPERGRVVSVVYTFITPILNPLIYSMRNKELKDALRKTLRKF, encoded by the coding sequence ATGGAAGGAATCAATAAAACTGCAAGGATCCAGTTCTTCTTTCGTCCATTCTCAACGGACCCTAAGATACAGATCCTGATTTTTGTGGCCTTCCTGGCAATGTACCTAATGAGCCTCAGTGGAAATGCCACCATTGCAGTCATTGTGCAGATAAATAACTCCCTCcacacccccatgtacttctttcTGGCGAACCTGGCTGTTCTAGAAATCTTCTACACATCTTCCATTGCCCCGTTGGCCTTGGCCAACCTTATTACAATGGGACATACTCCGGTTTCCCTTACTGGTTGTGGCACCCAGAtgttcttctttgtcttcttgggTGGAGCCGACTGTGTCTTGCTGGCAGTCATGGCCTATGATCGGTTTGTCGCAATCTGCTACCCTCTGAGGTACACCATCCTCATGAGTTGGTCTTTGTGTGTGGAGCTGATGGTAGGGTCCCTGGTTTTGGGGTTTCTGCTATCACTGACACTAACTGCTTTGATCTTCCATCTCCCGTTCTGCAATAACAATGAGATCTATCACTTCTACTGTGACATGCCTGCAGTTATGCGTCTGGTTTGTTCAGACACACATATCCACGAGACGGCCTTATATATCATCAGCTTCATTGTCCTCAGCATCCCGCTCTCACTCATCTCCATCTCCTATGTCTTCATCGTGGCTGCTATCTTGCGAATCCGCTCAGCAGAAGGGCGCCACCGAGCCTTCTCCACCTGCTCCTCACACCTCTTAGTGGTTCTCCTGCAGTATGGCTGTACCAGCTTCATATACTTGTCCCCCAGTTCCAGCTACTCCCCGGAGAGAGGACGGGTGGTCTCCGTGGTCTACACTTTCATCACCCCTATTTTAAACCCTTTGATCTATAGTATGAGGAACAAGGAACTGAAAGATGCCCTAAGGAAGACACTGAGAAAGTTCTAG